In the Carboxydothermus hydrogenoformans Z-2901 genome, one interval contains:
- the cas2 gene encoding CRISPR-associated endonuclease Cas2 encodes MFVILVYDVNQKRVAKVLKTARKYLYWVQNSVLEGEITEANFRRLKGELSRIINQDEDSVLFYIFGSMKYSSRELLGIQKGGETNML; translated from the coding sequence TTGTTTGTCATTCTGGTTTATGACGTAAATCAAAAACGAGTTGCCAAAGTCTTAAAAACGGCTCGAAAATATCTTTACTGGGTGCAGAACTCGGTTTTGGAAGGAGAAATTACCGAAGCAAATTTTCGCCGGTTAAAAGGAGAGCTTTCGAGGATAATTAATCAAGATGAGGATTCAGTGCTGTTTTATATTTTTGGTTCCATGAAATATTCTTCCCGGGAGCTTTTGGGTATTCAAAAAGGAGGTGAAACCAATATGCTTTAA
- the cas5 gene encoding CRISPR-associated protein Cas5: protein MRKVIVFEIRGPAAHFRKFYTNSSSLSYAFPARTTLAGIIAAVLGLPKDSYYSLLTGNKAHYALRLMTPVRKIMQTVKFVRTKTLKEVNGSGGPTMIPTEIILPVRGRELIYRVYFYHDDPSFQEELAKQLALGPKFPVYLGRSEFLAKIDFLGVFPGTALETNFVDTVVNLELLKDEELLFSTLHGEDLRYLKEKMPFSFNPDRSIASTASVVYEIGGKKVGGKFSVPAIKIDSLGDVILFLEPGVI from the coding sequence ATGCGGAAAGTAATAGTTTTTGAAATTCGCGGTCCTGCAGCCCACTTCCGCAAGTTTTATACCAACTCTTCTTCCTTAAGCTATGCTTTTCCCGCAAGAACTACGCTGGCGGGAATTATTGCGGCTGTGCTGGGGCTACCGAAAGATAGTTATTATAGCCTTTTAACTGGAAATAAAGCCCACTATGCCTTAAGATTAATGACACCGGTCCGGAAAATTATGCAAACGGTAAAATTTGTCCGGACCAAAACGCTTAAAGAAGTTAACGGCTCCGGCGGGCCAACGATGATACCCACTGAAATAATTCTGCCGGTGCGGGGAAGAGAACTTATTTATCGGGTATACTTTTACCATGATGACCCGAGTTTTCAGGAGGAATTGGCAAAACAACTTGCTCTGGGGCCAAAGTTTCCCGTTTATTTAGGGCGAAGCGAATTTTTAGCAAAAATTGATTTTCTGGGTGTCTTCCCGGGGACAGCTTTAGAAACAAATTTTGTTGATACCGTCGTGAATCTTGAGCTTTTAAAGGACGAAGAGCTTTTATTTTCTACGCTTCATGGTGAAGATTTAAGGTATTTAAAGGAAAAAATGCCCTTTTCCTTTAATCCCGACCGGTCCATAGCCTCTACGGCTTCGGTGGTTTATGAAATCGGCGGGAAAAAGGTAGGCGGTAAATTTAGCGTACCGGCAATTAAGATTGATTCTTTGGGTGATGTGATTTTATTTTTAGAGCCAGGGGTGATTTGA
- the cas8b gene encoding type I-B CRISPR-associated protein Cas8b/Csh1, translating into MLEAVREVGRLATEHASGGFLENLCLEIDEDQGGKKQHVVIIDFATANNSLKITPKEITPGVTEREYLWVGNADGSSSPQWYLSTNNLSFLVSQTLPNLLEVLPEGSKLAQNVQKVLDLYFFDTGVKEGAENRYRYILNLEMLPGYKGSKLLDLIKENPKGKNLAQAVAKEFSKWIKDQTGLSEKEVALYTIYFDGQKGVDYREYQEKVEAAKVFDIFAGEEGVCHACGNFGPITSDTTKLKFKYYITDKIGYASNHDKKNFYKNYSLCPECYKKLLIAESFIQNKFNNRLGNLNLFIIPGFLFPVNLKKQQFQKWMEFTNNSFNNLKGYSEIAGYEEMVSDYFENRKIYNQLIFNFLFYQKNKAEFKVLKLIKDIPPSRILKILQLFQKVNEVYKKHFNQLLPELSLNLNRIYYQIPQQKGKNSVEYRKFLDLLESIFTGHPVEKSFIIRQHIELFKIFAFTKEGFNVNPGSEKYKEIELAKACLRANLLNLFLQELEILPKEVEAVELELDLKAEDLEYIRDMGYTPQQAALFLLGVLVGEIASAQHQSNLNKAILNKLTYQGMSLRRIISFANEVHQKLFQYKKLNPGTEKIYNSMKKLLDREIPRWSLSEQENVFYLLSGYSYLTGKILSRAKVEKAEVEGM; encoded by the coding sequence GTGTTAGAAGCAGTGCGGGAAGTGGGGAGACTTGCCACAGAACACGCTTCGGGGGGATTTTTGGAAAACCTTTGCTTAGAAATTGATGAAGACCAGGGTGGCAAAAAACAGCACGTAGTAATAATTGATTTTGCCACTGCTAATAACTCTTTGAAAATCACTCCCAAGGAAATTACTCCCGGAGTTACGGAAAGAGAATATCTCTGGGTAGGAAATGCCGACGGCAGCAGTAGTCCCCAGTGGTATCTATCGACAAACAATCTATCATTTTTAGTATCCCAAACGCTTCCCAATTTACTGGAGGTTTTACCCGAGGGGTCGAAGTTAGCCCAGAATGTGCAAAAAGTTTTAGACCTTTACTTTTTTGATACCGGCGTAAAGGAGGGGGCCGAGAACCGCTATCGCTACATTTTGAACCTGGAGATGCTGCCAGGATACAAAGGCAGCAAATTACTTGACTTAATCAAAGAAAATCCTAAAGGTAAAAATTTAGCCCAGGCGGTAGCTAAAGAATTTAGTAAATGGATTAAAGATCAGACTGGCCTAAGTGAAAAAGAAGTAGCACTATATACCATTTATTTTGATGGGCAAAAAGGGGTAGATTACAGGGAGTACCAGGAAAAAGTAGAAGCAGCAAAAGTTTTTGATATTTTTGCCGGGGAAGAGGGGGTATGCCACGCTTGTGGAAATTTTGGTCCAATAACCTCCGATACTACTAAGTTAAAATTTAAGTACTATATCACCGATAAAATAGGTTATGCCAGCAATCACGATAAGAAGAACTTCTATAAAAACTACTCACTGTGTCCCGAATGTTATAAAAAACTATTGATTGCTGAAAGCTTTATTCAAAATAAGTTCAATAACCGCCTTGGGAATTTAAACCTGTTCATCATTCCGGGTTTCCTTTTTCCGGTAAATTTAAAAAAGCAGCAGTTTCAAAAATGGATGGAATTTACCAATAATAGTTTTAACAACCTTAAAGGTTATAGTGAGATTGCCGGGTACGAAGAAATGGTTAGCGATTATTTTGAAAACCGGAAAATCTATAATCAGCTAATTTTTAATTTCTTGTTTTACCAAAAAAATAAAGCGGAATTTAAAGTGCTAAAACTTATTAAAGACATACCCCCCAGTCGTATTCTTAAAATCCTGCAGCTTTTTCAGAAAGTAAATGAAGTTTACAAGAAACACTTTAACCAGCTTCTGCCGGAACTTTCTTTAAACCTAAACCGCATTTACTACCAGATTCCTCAGCAAAAAGGCAAAAACAGTGTTGAATACCGGAAATTTTTAGACTTACTTGAGTCCATTTTTACCGGACACCCGGTGGAAAAAAGCTTTATCATCCGTCAGCATATTGAACTTTTTAAAATTTTTGCCTTTACAAAGGAAGGTTTTAATGTCAATCCGGGAAGTGAAAAGTATAAGGAAATTGAACTGGCCAAAGCTTGCCTTCGGGCCAACCTTTTAAATTTATTTTTACAGGAACTTGAAATTCTGCCAAAGGAGGTGGAGGCGGTGGAATTAGAGTTGGACTTAAAAGCTGAAGACTTAGAGTACATCCGGGATATGGGCTATACACCACAGCAGGCTGCTCTGTTTCTTCTGGGGGTGCTGGTAGGGGAAATAGCTTCTGCCCAGCATCAGAGTAATCTCAATAAAGCCATTTTAAATAAACTAACTTATCAGGGGATGAGCTTACGCCGGATTATTTCTTTTGCCAATGAAGTACACCAGAAATTATTCCAGTACAAAAAATTAAATCCCGGTACCGAGAAAATCTACAACAGTATGAAAAAGCTTTTAGACCGGGAAATTCCCCGGTGGAGTTTATCGGAACAGGAAAATGTGTTTTATCTTTTATCCGGCTACAGCTATCTTACCGGGAAAATCTTATCCCGGGCCAAAGTTGAAAAAGCTGAAGTGGAGGGGATGTAA
- the cas6 gene encoding CRISPR-associated endoribonuclease Cas6: MRALIKFEVRSKALLPYNYQHALTALIYRGLGVESAKLATFLHDIGFRKGKKTFKFFTFSPLSFTNYKTTKEGIIVFPGTASFTVSSPLPEFIDYLTSGLWALRNFKIITLPVSIIEIAAIPLRNFTDEELFTLKSPLVLAIKSQEKATPTYLSYVEDKALYKEKLLNNLKNKYLVYYGCEPRIDYFDFAFDERHFQTKLPTRLITYKDQKIRGLCAPFKIKTNPELISLGYYAGFGEKNSMGFGFVE; encoded by the coding sequence TTGCGAGCGCTGATAAAATTCGAGGTTAGAAGTAAGGCCTTACTACCTTACAACTATCAACACGCTTTGACAGCCCTAATCTACCGGGGTTTAGGAGTAGAGTCGGCAAAACTTGCTACTTTTCTCCATGATATTGGTTTTCGCAAGGGCAAGAAAACATTTAAGTTTTTTACTTTTTCCCCGCTTTCTTTTACCAATTATAAAACTACAAAAGAAGGAATTATCGTTTTCCCCGGTACGGCAAGTTTTACCGTATCTTCTCCCCTGCCGGAGTTTATTGACTATTTAACATCTGGTCTTTGGGCTCTTCGAAACTTCAAAATCATTACTTTACCGGTAAGTATCATAGAAATCGCGGCAATTCCTCTTAGAAACTTTACCGATGAAGAGTTATTTACTTTAAAGTCACCATTGGTTTTAGCGATAAAAAGTCAGGAGAAGGCCACTCCTACCTATCTGTCCTACGTTGAAGATAAAGCCTTATACAAGGAAAAGCTCTTAAACAACCTTAAAAACAAATACCTGGTTTACTACGGCTGCGAACCCCGGATAGATTATTTCGACTTTGCCTTCGATGAAAGGCATTTTCAAACTAAACTTCCTACCCGCTTAATAACTTATAAAGACCAGAAAATCCGTGGACTTTGTGCTCCTTTTAAAATTAAAACAAATCCCGAGTTAATAAGCCTGGGCTATTATGCAGGCTTTGGGGAAAAGAACAGTATGGGCTTTGGTTTTGTGGAGTAA
- a CDS encoding CRISPR-associated helicase/endonuclease Cas3, with translation MVYYSHFDTGAEKLLKDHLQEVTASMVKKFQGLPGLDREAFLKSLKAAGLGHDFGKYTSYFQDHLVNKKAVGPLSHHAFLSAVWASAQFLNENIEGSHQYLALLIFLAVLRHHGDLDHPLNNLASKRALRENAVYNESLKNKLEILKMQLEDLLLNPEIDRENQELWQKHGFKYLPLGEFTRNYQDYLGRLYTLYQDLTEEEEEIRFLFYFATLYLYSLLIDSDKKSAAQALKEFARKELPFSVMAEYQKELSQKAEKSYVNTLRQNLFAKVISNVEKHFEGEIFSLTAPTGSGKTLAGLGAAFKLRELIAREKGYTPRIIYALPFTSIIDQNYEVIKRILETKVTDFPENESLYLIKHHHLADLSFRVEKEEIEVEKALLFTESWESEIIVTTFVQLFHTFFGFKNRLLKKFHKLSGSIILLDEVQNIPFEYWGAVREIFLQAVKLLDCKVILMTATKPLIFSPEECIELAGTEEEIAEMFGALNRVKLSYLPEKMTIAEFVRSFKEKYSKDKSYLIVVNTIKSSIELYRKIKELDLGIPLFYLSTNITPKERSQRLLAIKQLNQQNKPFVLVSTQVVEAGVDLDASCVIRDAGPLDSVIQVAGRCNRSGQKELGEVILMNLITDEGKDFATRIYGPVLLKQTRELLEEAREIEEKAFGNLIGGYFLKITAEKLLSDSQGKKTLEAILNLSFADAPDGSPVISDFKLITEIPFYVDVFVELDEEAKLIWEEYKKGVIQESDDQKRRTNYLKLKSKLAQYIISVPGLEKNQSNIRGLEQAGSFFRLPLEYLEDYYSLETGFKRVTLGREEFEIL, from the coding sequence ATGGTCTATTATTCCCACTTTGATACCGGTGCAGAAAAGCTCTTAAAAGACCATCTGCAGGAAGTAACTGCCAGCATGGTAAAAAAGTTTCAAGGCCTTCCGGGTTTAGACCGGGAGGCTTTTTTAAAAAGCCTTAAAGCGGCAGGGCTTGGCCATGATTTTGGCAAATATACCTCGTACTTTCAGGACCATCTGGTAAATAAAAAAGCGGTGGGGCCTCTGTCTCACCATGCTTTTTTATCGGCGGTGTGGGCTTCGGCTCAGTTTCTTAATGAAAACATTGAAGGGTCTCACCAGTACCTTGCCTTATTAATTTTTTTGGCTGTTTTAAGGCATCACGGAGATCTTGATCATCCTTTAAATAATCTTGCTTCCAAAAGAGCTTTGCGGGAAAATGCTGTCTACAACGAAAGTTTAAAAAATAAACTGGAAATTTTAAAGATGCAGTTAGAGGACCTTTTATTGAACCCTGAAATAGACCGGGAAAATCAAGAGCTCTGGCAAAAACACGGATTTAAATATTTGCCCCTTGGGGAATTTACCCGAAATTATCAGGATTATCTTGGCCGGCTTTATACCTTATATCAGGATTTGACCGAGGAGGAGGAAGAAATTAGATTTCTTTTTTACTTTGCAACGCTGTACTTATATTCATTATTAATAGACTCGGATAAAAAAAGCGCCGCTCAAGCTCTCAAAGAATTTGCAAGGAAAGAACTTCCGTTTTCTGTAATGGCGGAATATCAAAAAGAACTTTCCCAAAAGGCGGAAAAAAGCTATGTAAATACATTAAGGCAAAATTTATTTGCGAAAGTTATAAGTAATGTAGAAAAGCATTTTGAAGGGGAGATATTTTCCTTAACTGCACCAACCGGAAGTGGAAAGACTTTGGCAGGTTTAGGGGCTGCTTTTAAGCTTCGAGAGCTTATCGCCCGGGAAAAAGGGTATACGCCAAGGATTATCTATGCTCTGCCTTTTACCTCAATTATTGACCAGAATTATGAGGTAATTAAAAGGATTTTAGAAACTAAGGTTACGGATTTTCCAGAAAATGAAAGCCTGTACCTTATAAAGCACCATCATTTAGCGGATCTTTCTTTTCGGGTGGAAAAGGAAGAAATTGAAGTGGAAAAAGCTCTTTTATTTACCGAAAGCTGGGAAAGTGAAATTATTGTGACAACTTTTGTCCAGCTCTTTCATACTTTTTTTGGTTTTAAAAATCGGCTTCTTAAAAAATTTCATAAACTTTCCGGAAGCATAATTTTACTGGATGAGGTACAAAATATTCCTTTTGAATACTGGGGGGCGGTGCGGGAGATATTTTTGCAGGCGGTGAAATTGCTTGACTGTAAAGTAATTTTAATGACCGCAACGAAACCTTTAATTTTTTCGCCGGAAGAATGCATTGAGCTGGCAGGGACGGAAGAAGAAATTGCCGAAATGTTTGGGGCATTAAATCGGGTAAAGCTTTCTTATTTGCCGGAAAAAATGACCATCGCTGAATTTGTCCGAAGTTTTAAGGAAAAATATAGCAAAGATAAATCTTATCTTATTGTAGTAAATACCATAAAATCTTCCATTGAGCTTTACCGGAAAATAAAAGAACTGGATTTAGGGATTCCCTTATTTTATCTTTCAACCAACATTACTCCCAAAGAAAGAAGTCAACGACTTTTAGCAATAAAGCAATTAAACCAGCAAAATAAACCTTTTGTTTTAGTATCCACCCAGGTAGTGGAAGCGGGAGTGGATTTAGATGCAAGCTGTGTTATCCGAGACGCCGGGCCTTTGGATTCGGTTATTCAAGTAGCAGGGAGATGTAACCGTAGTGGCCAGAAAGAGCTGGGAGAAGTTATACTTATGAACCTGATTACCGATGAGGGAAAAGATTTTGCTACCCGGATTTACGGTCCGGTGCTTTTAAAGCAAACCCGGGAGTTACTGGAAGAAGCCCGGGAAATCGAGGAAAAGGCTTTTGGGAATTTAATTGGTGGGTATTTTTTAAAGATTACCGCAGAAAAGCTTTTATCCGACAGTCAGGGAAAGAAAACATTGGAAGCAATTTTAAATCTTTCTTTTGCCGATGCCCCTGACGGCAGTCCGGTGATAAGTGATTTTAAACTAATTACGGAAATCCCTTTTTATGTGGATGTCTTTGTGGAGCTTGATGAGGAAGCTAAATTGATCTGGGAAGAGTACAAAAAAGGTGTAATCCAGGAAAGTGATGACCAAAAACGGCGGACAAACTATTTAAAACTAAAATCAAAACTTGCTCAGTATATTATTTCCGTCCCGGGTTTGGAAAAAAATCAAAGCAACATCCGGGGATTGGAACAGGCAGGTTCGTTTTTCCGGCTACCATTAGAATACCTTGAAGATTATTACTCTTTGGAAACCGGGTTTAAACGGGTAACCCTGGGGCGGGAAGAATTTGAAATTTTATAA
- the cas4 gene encoding CRISPR-associated protein Cas4 yields MSEISIGGTLIWYYYICPRQVWFMGRKITPDEDNELLDLGRVIHAQSKKPGVREMVLGGSKIDLITREDGELLVYEIKKSSKFKEASKMQLLYYLLEFKRRGVEIAGELSYPEEKKREKVRLTPEDEAKLVAAEKDILRIIYQETPPPYQKTPFCKKCAYLEFCVA; encoded by the coding sequence ATGAGTGAAATTAGCATTGGCGGAACTTTAATCTGGTATTACTACATTTGTCCCCGGCAGGTCTGGTTTATGGGGCGGAAGATTACTCCCGACGAAGACAATGAACTTTTGGATTTAGGCAGGGTAATTCATGCCCAGAGTAAGAAGCCGGGGGTCAGGGAAATGGTTCTTGGAGGAAGTAAAATTGACCTTATTACCCGGGAAGACGGGGAGCTTTTGGTTTATGAAATAAAGAAAAGCTCAAAGTTTAAAGAAGCATCGAAGATGCAGCTTTTATATTACTTACTGGAATTTAAGAGGCGGGGCGTCGAAATTGCCGGGGAGTTATCGTACCCTGAAGAAAAGAAGCGCGAAAAGGTAAGATTAACTCCTGAAGATGAAGCAAAGCTTGTTGCAGCGGAGAAAGACATTTTGCGGATTATCTATCAAGAGACGCCCCCGCCGTACCAAAAAACTCCCTTTTGTAAAAAATGTGCTTATCTTGAGTTTTGTGTAGCATAG
- the cas7b gene encoding type I-B CRISPR-associated protein Cas7/Csh2, translating into MGELIKNNSEILFIYDAKLTNPNGDPDDENRPRMDYETKTNLVSDVRLKRYVRDYLQEKGKEIFVAKVEGETVNATERLEKLLGKTSKNISKDDVPVLLEKLVDVRLFGATMPIKSEDGGSSLTFTGPVQFNWGYSLNKVELVESNTITSRFSSTSGNEQGTMGKDYRLYYSLIAFHGIVAAHRAKFTQLDMETLSLLDEALVKAIPLLATRSKIGQYPRLYLRVEYVDDTTYLGDFRSFLEVNPKEGLRDITDYSLEAGKLVDLLAENNPKITKILLYFDHNLKTTYHGEAKNFARLLAEKLGDSKVSILNY; encoded by the coding sequence ATGGGTGAATTAATAAAGAACAATAGTGAAATTTTATTTATTTACGATGCCAAGCTTACCAATCCCAATGGCGATCCCGATGATGAAAATCGGCCGCGGATGGATTATGAAACTAAAACCAATCTCGTCTCCGATGTCCGTCTAAAGCGATATGTTCGGGATTACTTACAGGAAAAGGGAAAAGAAATATTTGTGGCCAAAGTTGAAGGAGAAACGGTAAACGCCACCGAGAGACTGGAAAAATTGCTTGGTAAAACAAGTAAAAACATAAGTAAAGACGATGTGCCTGTGTTATTAGAAAAACTTGTCGATGTTCGCCTTTTTGGTGCAACCATGCCCATTAAAAGCGAAGACGGCGGAAGTTCATTAACCTTTACCGGACCGGTTCAGTTTAACTGGGGTTATTCTTTAAACAAAGTAGAGTTAGTGGAATCAAACACTATAACTTCTCGCTTTAGCAGTACAAGCGGTAATGAACAGGGGACTATGGGCAAAGACTACCGCCTTTATTACTCTTTAATTGCTTTTCACGGAATTGTCGCGGCGCACCGGGCAAAGTTTACGCAATTAGATATGGAAACCTTATCTTTATTAGATGAGGCACTTGTTAAAGCCATTCCCCTTTTAGCCACCCGGAGTAAAATCGGCCAGTATCCAAGGCTGTATCTTCGAGTGGAGTATGTAGACGATACTACCTATCTGGGGGATTTTAGAAGCTTTCTTGAAGTTAATCCGAAAGAAGGTTTGAGGGATATAACCGATTATTCCCTGGAAGCGGGGAAACTTGTTGATTTGTTGGCCGAAAATAATCCGAAGATTACTAAGATTCTACTGTATTTTGACCATAATCTAAAAACCACCTATCACGGGGAAGCAAAGAATTTTGCCCGATTACTTGCGGAAAAGCTGGGGGATTCTAAGGTAAGTATTCTAAATTATTAA
- a CDS encoding ATP-binding protein, translating to MVLRIFIFVQTLLKFIYNLSFAYTFWNTYRIFQIYSPSDLPYYSLYSSLLGYGAVKIVFFMIVFALIWGLQQFVLSIIYNILNDALTTVIINLSGGQKIKGFNGISEVKPTNFNNKEWNFVAPMRLVSRTDEVVKYVSMGNEYELYHYLKGDKNILKSLYGLEEAVESIEKSLKIVLDPETSKKFRAMGLSVPKNIILYGPPGNGKTNFARTVAQAYGLPFFVVNASAIISSGQLVGAAEKTLLELFANAKALRPAIIFFDEIDAIAKKRRAETLNSASDILINILLTQMDGFEKVDDVLLIAATNRIDILDEAILRPGRFDQKILIPNPDKEARKKYFDLFLGQKIEKGIDAELLEYLANSTEGFSVAEIKTIADSTLTDMILNHKSDVQEILKTHINKVAQSKNKAANS from the coding sequence ATGGTACTGAGGATATTTATTTTTGTTCAGACGCTTTTAAAATTTATTTATAATTTGTCGTTTGCTTATACTTTTTGGAATACATACAGGATCTTTCAAATATATTCTCCTTCAGATTTGCCTTATTATTCCTTGTACAGCTCTCTTCTGGGTTATGGAGCGGTAAAAATTGTTTTTTTCATGATTGTATTTGCTTTAATTTGGGGTTTACAGCAATTTGTTTTAAGTATTATCTATAATATTTTAAATGACGCTTTAACTACTGTAATAATTAATCTTAGTGGAGGTCAAAAAATAAAAGGATTTAATGGGATTTCAGAAGTTAAGCCCACTAACTTTAATAATAAAGAATGGAATTTTGTAGCGCCGATGCGGTTGGTGTCACGGACTGATGAGGTAGTAAAATATGTATCGATGGGAAATGAATATGAACTATATCATTATTTAAAAGGAGATAAGAATATATTAAAGAGCTTATACGGACTGGAAGAAGCAGTGGAGAGTATTGAGAAGAGCTTAAAGATTGTTTTAGATCCTGAAACAAGCAAAAAATTTCGGGCAATGGGATTAAGTGTACCGAAGAACATTATTTTGTATGGGCCGCCAGGCAATGGAAAAACGAACTTTGCCAGGACAGTAGCTCAGGCTTACGGGTTACCGTTTTTTGTAGTTAATGCCAGTGCTATTATAAGTTCAGGGCAACTGGTTGGGGCAGCGGAGAAGACGTTACTTGAGCTTTTTGCCAATGCTAAAGCATTACGTCCGGCGATTATCTTTTTTGATGAGATAGATGCTATAGCTAAGAAGAGGAGGGCAGAAACCCTTAATTCTGCTTCTGATATTTTAATAAACATTCTTTTAACGCAAATGGATGGGTTTGAAAAGGTTGATGATGTTTTATTAATAGCGGCAACTAACCGGATAGATATTTTAGATGAGGCAATATTAAGGCCGGGACGTTTTGATCAAAAAATACTAATTCCGAATCCCGATAAAGAGGCACGGAAAAAATATTTTGATTTGTTTTTAGGTCAAAAAATTGAAAAAGGTATAGATGCAGAACTTTTAGAATATCTGGCAAATAGTACTGAAGGTTTTTCGGTAGCAGAAATAAAAACAATAGCTGATTCGACGTTAACTGACATGATCTTAAATCATAAATCTGATGTTCAAGAAATATTAAAAACTCATATTAACAAAGTTGCTCAATCAAAAAACAAAGCTGCCAATTCATAA
- the cas1b gene encoding type I-B CRISPR-associated endonuclease Cas1b encodes MRKAIYLFSDGKLQRKGNTLYFESEGLKKYLPVEDVGEIFVFGEVEFNRKLVEFLSQNEIILHYFNHYGYYMGTFYPREHYNSGYMILKQAEHFSDQSKRIFLGRAIVKGSARNILQVLKYYAQRGKEVESNVELVENYLNKVTEAKEPNELLGLEGNIRETYYQAFDVILQDKTFLYEKRTRRPPQNYLNTLISFGNSLLYSAVLSEIYKTHLDPRIGFLHATNFRSFTLNLDIAEIFKPIIVDRTIFSLIGRKEIKKEHFEKGLEGFALTTEGKKLFITEFEEKLKTTIKHPELKRDVSYRFLIRLELYKLEKHLLGEKPFEPFVSRW; translated from the coding sequence ATGCGTAAGGCTATCTACCTTTTTTCGGATGGAAAACTGCAGCGAAAAGGAAATACCCTTTATTTTGAAAGTGAAGGACTCAAAAAGTACCTGCCGGTGGAAGATGTGGGAGAAATTTTTGTTTTCGGTGAAGTGGAATTTAATCGGAAACTGGTGGAATTTTTATCCCAGAACGAAATAATCCTCCATTATTTTAATCATTACGGCTACTACATGGGAACTTTTTATCCCCGGGAGCATTATAATTCGGGCTACATGATTTTAAAGCAGGCGGAGCATTTTTCCGATCAAAGTAAGAGAATATTCTTAGGACGGGCAATAGTAAAAGGGAGTGCTCGCAATATTTTGCAGGTATTAAAGTATTATGCCCAGCGGGGAAAAGAGGTAGAAAGTAACGTTGAGTTAGTTGAGAACTATCTAAATAAGGTAACGGAGGCGAAAGAGCCAAATGAGCTTTTAGGCCTGGAAGGTAATATCCGGGAAACCTATTATCAAGCTTTTGACGTAATTTTGCAGGATAAAACTTTTTTATATGAAAAAAGAACCCGTCGGCCTCCCCAAAATTATTTAAATACTTTAATAAGTTTTGGCAATTCTTTACTTTATTCTGCTGTCCTTAGTGAAATTTATAAAACCCATTTGGATCCGCGGATTGGCTTTTTACATGCTACCAATTTTCGAAGCTTTACCTTAAATTTAGATATTGCCGAAATATTTAAGCCCATAATTGTTGATAGGACAATTTTTAGTTTAATTGGACGAAAAGAAATTAAAAAAGAGCATTTTGAAAAAGGATTAGAAGGCTTTGCTCTGACAACTGAAGGGAAAAAACTTTTTATTACCGAATTTGAAGAAAAATTGAAAACCACTATTAAACATCCGGAATTAAAGAGGGATGTGTCGTACCGCTTTTTAATTCGCTTAGAACTGTATAAACTGGAAAAGCATTTGCTGGGAGAAAAGCCCTTTGAACCTTTTGTTTCGAGGTGGTAG
- a CDS encoding thermonuclease family protein, whose protein sequence is MSVASKTKHHDGLVAIFVILSLLGILWVAKDVAKIEEKMLKRTRPAIITDVQGEVITIKISGMKFKVVLFGIKLSTQTTKNQQDIKKYLRENWLKKPVWVEFEYTSDGHILKNQKGYPLVYIWDIQPTSGKPREAKEHMLNVKLLLNGYAQYLSYGKNQNLSPYTKLFLEMQDVARKNKIGIWQW, encoded by the coding sequence TTGTCCGTAGCAAGCAAAACTAAACATCACGATGGGTTAGTTGCAATTTTTGTAATATTAAGTTTGTTAGGGATTTTATGGGTGGCAAAGGATGTAGCAAAAATTGAAGAAAAAATGCTGAAAAGAACAAGACCGGCAATTATTACTGATGTACAAGGTGAAGTAATTACAATTAAGATTTCCGGTATGAAGTTTAAGGTGGTATTATTTGGAATAAAACTATCCACTCAAACTACCAAAAATCAGCAAGATATTAAAAAATATTTACGGGAGAATTGGCTAAAAAAGCCTGTCTGGGTAGAATTTGAATATACTAGCGATGGACACATTTTAAAAAACCAAAAGGGCTACCCTCTGGTATATATATGGGATATTCAACCGACTTCTGGCAAACCGCGCGAAGCTAAGGAACATATGTTAAATGTAAAATTACTGCTTAATGGGTATGCTCAATATTTAAGTTATGGAAAGAATCAAAACTTAAGCCCCTATACAAAGCTTTTTTTAGAAATGCAAGATGTTGCAAGAAAAAATAAAATTGGAATATGGCAATGGTAG